AGGCAGCGAACCCAGCATGGTGCCAACGTAGACAAAGGTATTGAGCAAGCCCACGGCAGCCAGGGAAAGCCCCAGGTCGGCGCGGATGTAAGGGGCCAGGGTTGGATAGGCCTGCCCAATGAGGGACACCGCGGTTCCGGCGGTCATGGCGGCAATGAGGACAGCCCGGGGCGACATGCGAGGTTCAGGCTACCTTATTTGTCCCACAAGCGTAAAACCCAGACTGCACATACCAAAGCGCAGTCCAGTTTTTTGCCTGCGCATTTGAACGGAGGCCAGGTTTGCGAGAAGGCTGGGAAGCCATTGCAACCGTTGCTATGAGCAAGGCAAAAACCGACTTTACTTGGGTGGTCAAGTCCCAAGAACTCTTTTTTTGGTACGTCAGGCCGCTACAATGAAAAGGAATGCGCGACCTCGACTCCCAGGAAACCTACCTGGCCGACCGGTTTGGCCTGGCCTTTGATCTGCGCGATCTGGTGGGCAGTGGGCCGGTTCCTCAGGCCAGGTATGCCCCCCCTTATGGGGTGGTGGGTTTTGGTGAGGCCTGGTGGGCGGCGCAGCTGGCGCGCGATTTTGCCCAGGAGCTTACCGCTACTGGGACGCAGTTTGTGCTGGAAGGGGGCTACGACTTCGGCGGCGCGGCTGGGGCTGGGCTTTACGCTTCAGTGAGTGGTGCGGAAATCGTTCGTCTGGGCTTTCGTGAGAACGTCGAGGTGGAGGTGCTGGCGCATCCCCTGGCTACCTACCGCTACCTGCGTTTTTTGCTGCTGGCCACGGGCCAGCAAGCCGAGCTGAGCCGGATAGACCAAGCCTTGCTGCTCGAGCGCGACCGCCTGCGTCCCGAGGTAAGCCTGAGCAAAAACCCCGCCAAGTTTTTGGCCTATTCGCTTTTGGAGCGCACCCCCATGTGGGTGGTTCCAGACCGCTATCCCGGCCTGGCCCCGGCCTTACAGCAAACCTTTGCCCGCATAGCCAAGAGCCTCTCCTTTACCCCCCCGCCTTCGGCCCTGGAGTTCTTCGTGACGGGCCTCGAGGCCCGTCACGAGCAGGGCGACCCCCTTGCTGCGGTTCTGATCGGCGACGACGAGCGCAAGCACTACGCCCAGGAAATTCTGGAAAATCGCGTCGATACCATTATCGAGCTGCCCGAGCCCGAGGCCGAAGGTACCCTGGCTAAAGCCCTGTGCTACTGGTACCGCGTGGCCTGGGCCAGCTACTACCTGGCCTTGTTGTACGCGGTGGAGCCGGGCGACTGGGAGGTGCTGGACAACCTGAGACAGGCCACCTAGGGCCATTATCAGAAAAGGCAGCCCGGTCTTTGAAAGCCAAAAGGACGTAAGGGACTCTTTTTTCGCCCAGTACCCGCACCACAAATCTTTCTTGCAAAACCCCAATTCGGGACAGGGTATCGCTAGCGCGCCCAGACGCATTTTCGTGAAACCTGCTCTTTGATTCCCACATCGCTTTTCCTGACCCGCTGGTCAGCGTATGCTCTTGGGGTGTTGCCTTTTTTGCTTTCCTGGCTACATGCCACCAACGACTTGTTCGGCGCATTTCTGACCCCTTTGCTGCCTAAGCTCCAGGTTGCTTTTGGTGTGAGCTACGGGGCGGTGTCGGTTCTGGTGGCCTTGCAATCCCTCACTGGCAGCCTCTTACAGCCCTTGGCTGGACTGGTGGCCGACCGCTACGACCGCCGGGTTTTGGCCGCATTGGGGCCGCTGCTCATGGCATTGGGCGGTGGCCTGCTGGGATTTTTCCCCAATCTCTGGGT
This Meiothermus cerbereus DSM 11376 DNA region includes the following protein-coding sequences:
- a CDS encoding SIS domain-containing protein; this translates as MRDLDSQETYLADRFGLAFDLRDLVGSGPVPQARYAPPYGVVGFGEAWWAAQLARDFAQELTATGTQFVLEGGYDFGGAAGAGLYASVSGAEIVRLGFRENVEVEVLAHPLATYRYLRFLLLATGQQAELSRIDQALLLERDRLRPEVSLSKNPAKFLAYSLLERTPMWVVPDRYPGLAPALQQTFARIAKSLSFTPPPSALEFFVTGLEARHEQGDPLAAVLIGDDERKHYAQEILENRVDTIIELPEPEAEGTLAKALCYWYRVAWASYYLALLYAVEPGDWEVLDNLRQAT